A stretch of DNA from Synechococcus sp. JA-3-3Ab:
GATCCCGGCACTGGCCACGGGAAACTTGTCGGCGTAGAGAACCCCGTAGTGAAAGTCCAACTGGTTAACGGGCACTTGGTTGGCCTGGGCGTTATAGGACTTGGTGCCGCGGAAGGGAGAAGAGCGATAAAACACCGCCTCTACGTAGGGGAAAGCCGCCTCGTATAGCCAGGTAAATCCCTTGGATTTGGGCACAATATCGTACCATTCTCCGCGGATGCGCACCCGGTGATAAATGGGCCGTCCGGCAACGGCGAAGATCCCCCTGACCAAGAAGTTCATCGCCTCCGGCACGCTGGTAATTTTGCCCTCGTCGTAGAGATCGCTCATTTCAAAGAAAACCGGCGCCATCACCTCCCAAAAGAGTCCCAGCACTGAATACATGGTGGCCTGGCGGCATAGCTCTAAAAACATGTCTGGGAAGAGCTTGTATAGCCCCATCAACAGAGGGTTGCCTTGGCAGTAGGCGCGGATGGCGCGGTCGGCATTTTGCTTGTATTCTTCCGAATCCATATAGGGATCCAGCAGGCCCCCCATATCCCGGTGCCAGAGCATGGCCCGCATACATTCTTCGGCAAATTCCATGTTGATGCGGTCATGCCAAAGGTGATGCAAAATCCGCGGCAGCTTGCGCTTGAGCTCCCCTTTTTCCATGAACTCCAGCAGTTCCGGGTGGGCCGTAGCGGGGCCGCGCCAAATGCGCAAATCGGCATTATCCCCCGCGTAGTGGTTGGCCAGCTTCAAATATTCTTCGGGAATGATGAACTTAAAAAAGGGCAAGGGATCCACAAACACCTGCTCGGCAATGTAGAGCAGAT
This window harbors:
- a CDS encoding CO2 hydration protein; translation: MTTTLVTPKLPPSTHPFAEVVHRLEAGGSMLPDTPENLMQIIGLYKAYAVPMDFYWRDLLYIAEQVFVDPLPFFKFIIPEEYLKLANHYAGDNADLRIWRGPATAHPELLEFMEKGELKRKLPRILHHLWHDRINMEFAEECMRAMLWHRDMGGLLDPYMDSEEYKQNADRAIRAYCQGNPLLMGLYKLFPDMFLELCRQATMYSVLGLFWEVMAPVFFEMSDLYDEGKITSVPEAMNFLVRGIFAVAGRPIYHRVRIRGEWYDIVPKSKGFTWLYEAAFPYVEAVFYRSSPFRGTKSYNAQANQVPVNQLDFHYGVLYADKFPVASAGIPPTLLHQDMYHFLPQYLVEYYRKHCRGEDDMLIQLGISFQRSMYNVTSAVIQAGRAAFLYPLDDPNPRHLMMNRRYFEGQLNRFTRPEYGIREAARLSYIQDQNYR